The window CCAAACCTCTGTTAAACCTTACCGTATTTAAATATTGCAAGGCCAAGGTTTCATCGGTTTCAGTTTCGGCGGCTATATAATACATTTCGGAGATACGTATTAAAGGTTGTAAATACCTAAATAGTAAGCGAGAATCACTTATATCTGCATACTTATAAAAGGTACGATATGTTTTCTCGGCAGGATAAATCCAAGTCGAGGTGTAACGATAATCGTTTTCGTTATTCTCAAACACATTTCGTAAACGTGTAGCATTTGGTGCTAATATGTTATTGTCTATTAAGGAGCTACTAAAAAAGTCATTTTGCCTTTCGTACAACTCTACATTTTGCATAGCAAATATTACTTCTGATGAAAATGTACGGTCTGGATTACTTCCTGCAGACACTACATCGGTTGGGTCTGTCCATGGAAAAAATGAAGAAGCTTCATCTATTACTACTTTAGCGGCTTTATTGGCTTCGACTGCATTGCCTGCATACAAATACACCCTAGCTTGTAATGCCTTAACTGCAAAGAAATTAAACCGTAGATTTCTATTGTTGTAATAAAAAGGAGCTTCCAAACTTCCTGAATTAACCCCATTTTGACGTATTGGGTCTTCATCTAATAGCTCCTCAGCTTTCGTTAAATCGGCAACAATATTTTCCAACACTTGGTCAGCAGGTAATATTTCACCGTTTTTCGCCTGTGTTTTTGTATAATACGGGATGGCCAAATTGTCTGGATTTTCACTATAAACAGGGCCAAATAGCCGTAACATATCAAAATGTAACATCGCACGAAGCCCATAAGCTTCCCCTTTTATAATACTTGTTTTAAAGGGTGTTAGTATATTATATTTTTCTACGTTGGCAATTAAATCGTTTAAATTTAAAATGTTGGTATAAGCCGATGTCCAGATATCATCAAAATTTTCTTTTACATTATTTTCCTGATAGGCATAATTAGCAAAATTATAATAGGTCTCTGATGCGTTATACCGTTGAGCCAAAAGCTCGATCGTACTCATAGTTAAATTACCACCATATAATTTCTTATCGGTTAAATTTAAATATATACCGTTAAGCACATTATTTGTCCCTGATTCTGAATTGTATATCTGATCTTCCAAAAGTTTATCTTCCGGCTGCACATCCAAATAGTCACTACATGATGTAAACACTACTGCAATCAAGACAAACAATACCGTTTTATATATATTTGTTTTCATCTGTTAATATTTATTGCTTTTTAATGGTCAGATGCGATGCCCAAATTATCATACCGCTTGGGTTTGCAACTTTTTATTAATGGGCAT of the Zhouia spongiae genome contains:
- a CDS encoding RagB/SusD family nutrient uptake outer membrane protein encodes the protein MKTNIYKTVLFVLIAVVFTSCSDYLDVQPEDKLLEDQIYNSESGTNNVLNGIYLNLTDKKLYGGNLTMSTIELLAQRYNASETYYNFANYAYQENNVKENFDDIWTSAYTNILNLNDLIANVEKYNILTPFKTSIIKGEAYGLRAMLHFDMLRLFGPVYSENPDNLAIPYYTKTQAKNGEILPADQVLENIVADLTKAEELLDEDPIRQNGVNSGSLEAPFYYNNRNLRFNFFAVKALQARVYLYAGNAVEANKAAKVVIDEASSFFPWTDPTDVVSAGSNPDRTFSSEVIFAMQNVELYERQNDFFSSSLIDNNILAPNATRLRNVFENNENDYRYTSTWIYPAEKTYRTFYKYADISDSRLLFRYLQPLIRISEMYYIAAETETDETLALQYLNTVRFNRGLVDLTSEININTELEKEYQKEFFGEGQLFFYYKRRNIPRILNGSSSSSFSRITMDESKYVVPLPDSETKYQ